From Kineosporia succinea, the proteins below share one genomic window:
- a CDS encoding Lrp/AsnC family transcriptional regulator produces the protein MNNRRSVQGPVELDDVDRQILDVLARDARVANSTLAGMVGVAPSTCLMRVRRLQETGVINGFRADLSPEALGRPLQALIAVRLGTPSRNRVGAFAREMAALPGVLNVYFLGGANDFQIHIAVETPGALRDFVVEHLSARREVAYTETNVVFEHLSGGVAASAPGADPHPR, from the coding sequence GTGAACAATCGTCGATCCGTGCAGGGGCCGGTCGAACTGGACGACGTCGATCGCCAGATCCTCGACGTGCTGGCCCGCGACGCTCGGGTGGCCAACAGCACGCTGGCCGGGATGGTCGGGGTGGCGCCGTCCACGTGCCTGATGCGCGTGCGCCGTCTGCAGGAGACCGGCGTCATCAACGGGTTTCGCGCCGATCTGTCCCCCGAGGCGCTCGGGCGCCCGCTGCAGGCGCTGATCGCGGTGCGGCTGGGCACGCCGTCACGCAACCGGGTCGGGGCGTTCGCCCGGGAGATGGCGGCGCTGCCGGGCGTGCTCAACGTGTACTTCCTCGGGGGCGCGAACGACTTCCAGATCCACATCGCCGTCGAGACACCGGGCGCCCTGCGCGATTTCGTGGTGGAGCACCTGAGTGCCCGTCGGGAGGTCGCGTACACCGAGACGAACGTGGTGTTCGAGCATCTCAGCGGGGGAGTCGCGGCGAGCGCACCGGGGGCGGATCCCCACCCCCGGTGA
- a CDS encoding alpha/beta hydrolase fold domain-containing protein, translating into MNLDPDLAAVLSTAEPLPPHRAGDWKSWRDTVAAMYPAITAGLPPANVDRKVFTTTTGDGHDLELHWFVPVGGLTGAALVHAHGGGLVAGQVEHFAPFIARHVEASGVPVLSVEYRLAPESRTLTDDVYAGLTWLIANAAELGVDPARIAVWGESAGATLAAGTAVRARDEGLPLARQILVYPLLDNQELEPDPHLLPFAADLYPLKTTAWRAVLGDDHAGDAPATVVPARLRDFRGLAPAYLEVGALDPLREETIDWARRLWAAGVDAELQVLPGLIHGWDHFAPGLRPDVIERRIAVMRSL; encoded by the coding sequence ATGAATCTCGACCCCGACCTCGCAGCCGTCCTGAGCACCGCTGAACCCCTGCCGCCGCACCGGGCCGGGGACTGGAAGTCCTGGCGCGACACCGTCGCCGCCATGTACCCGGCAATCACCGCCGGCCTGCCCCCGGCGAATGTCGACCGGAAGGTCTTCACCACCACGACCGGCGACGGGCACGACCTCGAGCTGCACTGGTTCGTCCCCGTCGGCGGACTAACCGGTGCCGCCCTCGTCCACGCCCACGGCGGCGGCCTCGTCGCCGGGCAGGTGGAGCACTTCGCCCCGTTCATCGCCCGGCACGTGGAAGCGTCCGGCGTGCCGGTGCTCTCGGTCGAGTACCGCCTGGCCCCGGAGTCGAGAACCCTGACGGACGACGTGTACGCGGGCCTAACCTGGCTGATCGCGAACGCGGCGGAGCTCGGGGTGGACCCGGCCCGCATCGCGGTCTGGGGTGAGAGCGCCGGGGCGACCCTGGCTGCGGGAACGGCCGTGCGTGCCCGCGACGAGGGCCTCCCCCTGGCCCGGCAGATCCTCGTCTACCCGCTGCTGGACAACCAGGAGCTCGAGCCCGACCCGCACCTTCTCCCCTTCGCGGCGGACCTGTACCCGCTGAAGACCACTGCCTGGCGGGCCGTTCTGGGTGACGACCACGCCGGGGACGCCCCGGCCACGGTGGTCCCGGCCCGGCTACGGGACTTCCGCGGCCTGGCCCCCGCCTACCTGGAGGTGGGAGCGCTCGACCCGCTGCGTGAGGAGACGATCGACTGGGCCCGGCGGTTGTGGGCCGCCGGGGTCGACGCCGAACTGCAGGTGCTGCCGGGCCTGATCCACGGCTGGGACCACTTCGCGCCCGGTCTGCGGCCCGACGTGATCGAGCGGCGGATCGCGGTGATGCGGTCGCTGTGA
- the fgd gene encoding glucose-6-phosphate dehydrogenase (coenzyme-F420), translating to MTVKLGYKASAEQFAPGQLADFAVQAEDQGLDSVWISDHFQPWRHVDGHAPSALVWLPWVAARTSRVQLGTSVLTPTLRYNPAVIAQAFATLGCLAPGRVILGIGTGEALNETAVGVEFPEPRTRFARLREAVRLIRQLWTHERVTFEGEFYRLHDATVYDRPEQPVPIYIAGGGPGVTKYAGRAGDGYICTSGKGMDLYSQTLLPALREGLALSERSEGDIDRTIEIKLSFDEDPARALENTRFWAPLSLSPEQKASVHDPVEMARLADELPIEQVAKRWIVASDPAEVVAAVKSYTDAGFTHLVFHGPGNDQERFLTQFTQDVAPALRAL from the coding sequence CTGACCGTGAAGCTGGGCTACAAGGCGTCGGCGGAGCAGTTCGCTCCCGGACAGCTGGCCGATTTCGCGGTGCAGGCCGAGGACCAGGGTCTGGACTCGGTGTGGATCTCGGATCATTTCCAGCCCTGGCGGCATGTCGACGGGCACGCGCCCTCGGCGCTGGTGTGGTTGCCGTGGGTGGCCGCGCGCACGTCGCGGGTGCAGCTGGGCACGTCGGTGCTGACGCCGACGCTGCGGTACAACCCGGCGGTGATCGCGCAGGCGTTCGCGACGCTGGGGTGCCTGGCGCCGGGGCGGGTGATCCTGGGGATCGGCACCGGTGAGGCGCTGAACGAGACCGCGGTCGGGGTCGAGTTCCCCGAGCCGCGCACGCGTTTCGCGCGTCTTCGGGAGGCGGTGCGCCTGATCCGGCAGTTGTGGACGCACGAGCGGGTCACGTTCGAGGGCGAGTTCTACCGGCTGCACGACGCGACCGTCTACGACCGTCCCGAGCAGCCGGTGCCGATCTACATCGCCGGTGGCGGCCCGGGCGTGACCAAGTACGCCGGGCGCGCCGGGGACGGGTACATCTGTACCTCGGGCAAGGGCATGGACCTGTACTCCCAGACGCTGCTGCCGGCTCTGCGCGAGGGCCTTGCCCTCTCGGAGCGTTCCGAGGGTGACATCGACCGCACGATCGAGATCAAGCTGTCGTTCGACGAGGACCCGGCCCGGGCGCTGGAGAACACCCGGTTCTGGGCGCCGTTGTCGCTCTCGCCGGAGCAGAAGGCCTCGGTCCACGACCCGGTCGAGATGGCCCGCCTGGCCGACGAGCTCCCGATCGAGCAGGTCGCGAAGCGCTGGATCGTGGCGTCCGACCCGGCCGAGGTGGTCGCGGCCGTGAAGAGCTACACCGACGCCGGTTTCACCCACCTGGTCTTCCACGGGCCGGGCAACGACCAGGAACGCTTCCTGACCCAGTTCACCCAGGACGTGGCGCCCGCCCTGCGTGCGCTCTGA
- a CDS encoding RICIN domain-containing protein, giving the protein MSNDEPTSSERPRKPFSWAVIGGVALVAVGVAAITATVAQTVGGKVKGEEVTFVAGPVEPPGAKATARPTTVPTASARAEKTQEAEPAKAPATRTRTVTATTPGVPVAQEPTTRETRKTTPAPVKAAIGVNYRLVNGVTGRCLGTMAESTTSTQQNCADSVRVQIARARTVNGVPVFQIKDSSGGLCLDPPGGGTPVEGDGVGATICYEPSSTDNQEWTLRNSGRVKNGLVQYFVVNTLSQLCLEVQGGVADGTDMAVGKNMQLWTCDPSDDHLWTFRKA; this is encoded by the coding sequence ATGAGCAACGACGAGCCCACCTCTTCCGAGCGTCCCCGAAAGCCTTTTTCCTGGGCCGTGATCGGTGGCGTCGCCCTCGTCGCGGTCGGTGTCGCCGCGATCACCGCGACCGTGGCGCAGACCGTCGGGGGCAAGGTCAAGGGCGAGGAGGTCACGTTCGTCGCCGGGCCCGTGGAGCCCCCCGGCGCGAAGGCGACGGCCCGTCCCACCACGGTGCCGACCGCGTCCGCCCGGGCCGAGAAGACGCAGGAGGCCGAGCCGGCGAAGGCCCCGGCGACGAGGACGCGCACGGTCACCGCCACCACGCCCGGCGTGCCGGTGGCACAGGAGCCCACGACCCGGGAGACGAGGAAGACCACGCCGGCGCCGGTGAAGGCCGCCATCGGCGTGAACTACCGGCTGGTCAACGGGGTGACCGGGCGGTGCCTGGGCACGATGGCCGAGAGCACCACGAGCACCCAGCAGAACTGCGCCGACTCCGTGCGGGTCCAGATCGCGCGGGCCCGCACGGTCAACGGCGTGCCGGTGTTCCAGATCAAGGACTCCTCCGGCGGCCTGTGCCTCGACCCTCCGGGTGGCGGCACCCCGGTCGAGGGCGACGGTGTCGGCGCGACGATCTGCTACGAGCCGAGCAGCACCGACAACCAGGAGTGGACGCTGCGCAACAGCGGCCGGGTGAAGAACGGCCTCGTGCAGTATTTCGTGGTCAACACCTTGTCGCAGCTGTGCCTGGAGGTCCAGGGCGGGGTCGCCGACGGCACCGACATGGCCGTCGGCAAGAACATGCAGCTGTGGACCTGCGACCCCAGCGACGACCACCTGTGGACCTTCCGGAAGGCCTGA
- a CDS encoding TetR/AcrR family transcriptional regulator: MATRKDTRQTAIGRPRAFDTDAALEKAMVFFWAHGYEGASLSGLTRAMGISTTSMYAAFGNKEELFRKALQRYSEHPDSYLEQGLDQPTALEVATAMLNGVVRGTTRPDMPSGCLGVQSALVTGEGATGVRDLLVQWRTGIYDRLRERFERAVAEGDLPPGTDPGVPARYLATLVAGVAVQAAGGVPREDLQAMVDAALLSWPPGGRSPG; the protein is encoded by the coding sequence ATGGCGACCAGGAAGGACACGCGGCAGACAGCGATCGGGCGGCCCCGGGCGTTCGACACCGACGCGGCGCTCGAGAAGGCCATGGTGTTCTTCTGGGCGCACGGCTACGAGGGGGCGAGCCTGTCCGGCCTGACCAGGGCCATGGGCATCTCGACCACCAGCATGTACGCGGCCTTCGGCAACAAGGAGGAACTCTTCCGCAAGGCCCTGCAGCGCTACAGCGAGCATCCCGACTCGTACCTGGAGCAGGGCCTCGACCAGCCCACCGCCCTCGAGGTCGCCACCGCAATGCTCAACGGCGTCGTGCGCGGCACCACGCGGCCGGACATGCCCTCGGGCTGCCTGGGCGTGCAGAGCGCCCTGGTCACCGGGGAGGGGGCCACCGGCGTGCGTGACCTGCTCGTGCAGTGGCGCACCGGCATCTACGACCGGCTCCGGGAGCGTTTCGAGCGGGCGGTCGCCGAGGGCGATCTGCCGCCCGGCACCGATCCGGGCGTTCCGGCCCGCTACCTGGCCACGCTCGTGGCCGGTGTCGCGGTGCAGGCCGCCGGGGGCGTGCCCCGCGAGGACCTGCAGGCCATGGTCGACGCGGCGCTGCTGAGCTGGCCCCCGGGCGGCCGCTCGCCCGGCTGA
- a CDS encoding MerR family transcriptional regulator encodes MHDGLSIGEVSERTGIGVHALRYYEREGLLLGSVARGDGGRRRYSYEDVEWLRMCSRFRAGGMPLADIRRYTELVAAGPGNEGERLRLLREHEARVRAEMDALAESLAVIEYKSRLYAEHVEAGTASTLWTGETLSCMASAAQGAREQDRSAPRAFRSAPSPTPRPSTSTGRTPSTRTP; translated from the coding sequence ATGCACGACGGCCTGAGCATCGGCGAGGTCAGCGAGCGCACCGGTATCGGCGTGCACGCGCTGCGCTACTACGAGCGGGAGGGGCTGCTGCTGGGCTCGGTGGCCCGCGGTGACGGCGGGCGGCGCCGGTACTCGTACGAAGACGTGGAATGGCTGCGCATGTGCAGCCGCTTCCGGGCCGGCGGTATGCCTCTGGCCGACATTCGGCGATACACCGAGCTGGTGGCGGCCGGGCCGGGCAACGAGGGCGAGCGCCTGCGGCTGCTGCGCGAGCACGAGGCCCGGGTGCGCGCCGAGATGGACGCGCTGGCAGAGAGTCTCGCGGTGATCGAGTACAAGTCCCGGCTGTACGCCGAGCACGTCGAGGCGGGAACGGCCTCCACCCTGTGGACCGGTGAGACGCTGTCGTGCATGGCCAGTGCGGCGCAGGGGGCACGTGAGCAGGACCGGTCGGCGCCGCGGGCGTTTCGCTCGGCACCGTCTCCCACGCCCCGTCCGTCAACCTCGACCGGACGAACCCCTTCGACGCGTACGCCGTGA
- a CDS encoding MFS transporter translates to MSDNVRLPLWAGRTAALAGIVLVAFTLRQAVAAMSPILGDIRTDIPISTLGAGLLGTLPPILLAISGFAAPRVARRLGLDGGIVLALLLMTLGHLVRASAPGFAALLGGSVIALTGTGLGNVLLPPVVRRWFPDRVALLTAVYVGVVGVSTAVPAALAAPVAERAGWRFSLGIWAVTALVALVPWTVVVVRERRLRRSDEVPTEPPALLRGLWRSRVAVSITVVFSTSTVLTYAAFAWLPEILGDVAGSTPTEAGVLLAVTGFVSTPIALVAPLLVTRLRRPAALIAAGVACFVLGYLGLLLAPAPLTLVWVLLIGSGSILFPVSLVLINDRTRTPGGTVALSGFAQGVAYGFGALGPLVVGLLHDVSHGWTLPLLFLLAVALVAAVPVFTLTRPVFVEDDLGRAGGRRLRSRRPPPGGRSSPSRCRDCRR, encoded by the coding sequence ATGTCCGACAACGTCCGCCTTCCGCTGTGGGCGGGCCGGACGGCCGCGCTCGCGGGCATCGTGCTCGTGGCGTTCACCCTACGCCAGGCCGTCGCGGCCATGTCCCCGATCCTCGGTGACATCCGCACGGACATCCCGATCTCGACCCTCGGTGCCGGCCTGCTCGGCACCCTGCCCCCGATCCTGCTCGCGATCTCCGGGTTCGCCGCACCCCGCGTCGCCCGCCGCCTCGGCCTCGACGGCGGCATCGTCCTCGCCCTGCTGCTCATGACCCTCGGCCACCTCGTGCGCGCGTCCGCCCCAGGGTTCGCCGCGCTGCTCGGCGGCAGCGTGATCGCGCTGACCGGCACCGGTCTCGGCAACGTGCTGCTGCCCCCGGTCGTGCGGCGGTGGTTCCCCGACCGGGTGGCCCTGCTGACCGCCGTCTACGTCGGCGTCGTGGGTGTCAGCACCGCCGTGCCGGCCGCGCTCGCCGCCCCCGTCGCCGAACGCGCCGGCTGGCGGTTCTCGCTCGGCATCTGGGCGGTGACCGCGCTCGTCGCACTCGTGCCGTGGACCGTCGTCGTGGTGCGCGAGCGCCGCCTCCGGCGTTCCGACGAGGTCCCCACCGAGCCCCCGGCCCTCCTGAGGGGGCTGTGGCGCTCGCGGGTGGCCGTATCGATCACCGTCGTCTTCTCCACCAGCACGGTGCTGACCTACGCGGCTTTCGCCTGGCTGCCCGAGATCCTCGGCGACGTCGCCGGTTCCACCCCGACCGAGGCCGGTGTCCTGCTCGCCGTCACCGGCTTCGTCAGCACGCCCATCGCCCTCGTCGCACCCCTGCTCGTGACCCGGCTACGCCGTCCCGCCGCACTGATCGCCGCCGGCGTCGCGTGTTTCGTGCTCGGCTACCTCGGTCTGCTGCTCGCGCCCGCGCCCCTCACACTGGTGTGGGTACTGCTCATCGGCTCGGGTTCGATCCTGTTCCCGGTCAGCCTCGTGCTCATCAACGACCGCACCCGCACGCCCGGCGGCACCGTCGCCCTGAGCGGCTTCGCCCAGGGGGTCGCCTACGGGTTCGGTGCGCTCGGCCCGCTGGTCGTCGGTCTGCTGCACGACGTGAGTCACGGCTGGACTCTGCCCCTGCTGTTCCTGCTCGCGGTCGCCCTGGTGGCGGCGGTCCCCGTGTTCACCCTGACCCGGCCGGTCTTCGTGGAGGACGACCTCGGGCGGGCCGGTGGGCGGCGCCTCAGGAGCCGTAGACCTCCACCCGGAGGTCGAAGTTCCCCGAGCCGTTGCCGGGACTGTCGTCGTTGA
- a CDS encoding SDR family oxidoreductase — protein MGQLEGKTALVTGGGTGIGRAAAVRMAAEGAHVFITGRRQGTLDEAVEVIGAGSATAVVADISDLDDLDRLYDAIRARGQGLDVLFANASIGEFVTLEASTGAQFDQHFDINVRGTYFTVQKALPVLNDGASIVLNGSANADIGAPAFGLYSATKAAQRSFTRTWANELKGRGIRVNAVMPGATQTPGLNGLIPADQAAAFKEGMAAAVPLGRLARPEEIAATVLFLAGDQSSFMTGSALYVDGGATQV, from the coding sequence ATGGGACAGCTCGAAGGCAAGACCGCCCTGGTCACCGGCGGGGGCACGGGCATCGGACGGGCGGCCGCGGTGCGGATGGCCGCCGAGGGGGCCCACGTCTTCATCACCGGCCGCCGTCAGGGCACACTCGACGAGGCGGTCGAGGTCATCGGGGCCGGCTCGGCGACCGCGGTGGTCGCCGACATCTCGGATCTCGACGACCTCGACCGGCTCTACGACGCGATCCGGGCCCGGGGGCAGGGACTGGACGTGCTGTTCGCCAACGCCTCGATCGGCGAGTTCGTCACCCTCGAGGCGAGCACCGGGGCGCAGTTCGACCAGCACTTCGACATCAACGTGCGCGGAACCTATTTCACCGTGCAGAAGGCCCTTCCGGTGCTCAACGACGGCGCCTCGATCGTGCTGAACGGCTCGGCCAACGCCGACATCGGGGCCCCCGCGTTCGGCCTGTACTCGGCGACCAAGGCCGCCCAGCGCTCGTTCACCCGCACCTGGGCGAACGAGCTCAAGGGGCGGGGCATCCGGGTCAACGCCGTGATGCCCGGCGCGACGCAGACCCCCGGCCTGAACGGGCTCATCCCCGCCGACCAGGCCGCGGCGTTCAAGGAGGGCATGGCCGCCGCCGTCCCGCTGGGACGCCTCGCCCGGCCCGAGGAGATCGCCGCCACGGTGCTGTTCCTGGCCGGCGACCAGAGCAGCTTCATGACCGGCTCGGCCCTGTACGTGGACGGCGGCGCCACCCAGGTCTGA
- a CDS encoding sugar phosphate nucleotidyltransferase: MKAVLFCGGQGTRLRQSPDSPPKPLARIGEQPMIWHIMRYYAHFGVREFVLCLGYGARAIQHWFLEQGARPDGPHLRLPREHGDWRLTLVDTGMNASIGERLLRVREFVEGDELILANYADTLTDADLQTAVRDFRRSGAVASLLAVEPVLTHHAVQIDDDGGISGIVSLRSAVPWQNGGYFIFRPQIFDALRPGEDLVPQALTRLTQSRQIVARRHAGFWRAIDTVRDQTEVDDLYWRGHRPWMVWENEVRARDGALSTVPL; encoded by the coding sequence GTGAAGGCCGTCTTGTTCTGCGGGGGTCAGGGCACGCGCCTGCGGCAGAGCCCGGACAGCCCGCCCAAGCCTCTGGCCCGGATCGGCGAGCAGCCGATGATCTGGCACATCATGCGGTACTACGCGCATTTCGGGGTGCGGGAGTTCGTGCTGTGCCTGGGCTACGGCGCGCGGGCCATCCAGCACTGGTTCCTCGAGCAGGGGGCCCGGCCCGACGGGCCCCACCTCCGACTCCCCCGGGAGCACGGCGACTGGCGGCTCACGCTCGTGGACACCGGGATGAACGCCAGCATCGGCGAGCGCCTCCTGCGGGTGCGGGAGTTCGTCGAGGGTGACGAGCTGATCCTGGCGAACTACGCCGACACCCTGACCGACGCGGATCTGCAGACGGCGGTGCGGGACTTCCGGCGTTCCGGTGCCGTGGCGAGTCTGCTGGCGGTGGAACCGGTGCTGACGCATCACGCGGTGCAGATCGACGACGACGGGGGCATCTCCGGGATCGTCTCGCTGCGCTCGGCGGTGCCCTGGCAGAACGGCGGTTACTTCATCTTCCGGCCGCAGATCTTCGACGCGCTGCGGCCCGGCGAGGACCTGGTGCCGCAGGCGCTGACCCGGCTGACGCAGAGCCGGCAGATCGTGGCGCGGCGCCATGCCGGGTTCTGGCGGGCGATCGACACGGTGCGCGACCAGACCGAGGTCGACGACCTGTACTGGCGCGGGCATCGTCCGTGGATGGTGTGGGAGAACGAGGTGCGCGCACGGGACGGCGCCCTGTCGACGGTGCCGCTGTGA
- the hydA gene encoding dihydropyrimidinase, translated as MSDLVVRGGTLVQPDWSGPADLHLADGVVRAVVAPGTPLPAGAEVLDATGRLVMPGGVDPHCHVGFTSGGYTSLDGYAECTTAAVLGGTTTIVDFAIPQPGQRPVDVAAAQRAKVPQGLCDAAVHASVVEWDDTTADQLRSLVADGLATVKMFTTYRGESMASADTILKTMQVLKESGGMVVIHCEANPIIEEDQRRAAERGEIDAAHMAGTRSELAETAAVAEVLAIAETLDAPVYFVHQSTPAAVELVAAARRRGLRAYTESVAHHLVLDDSLYDGPNPERWVCCPPLRDRATVEALGGYLANGEITTVASDHCCYDTAQKVSHRHDVRHMPNGLPGVQTRLPVIFSTYVATGRITPSRFVELTAANPARTNGIYPRKGTLAPGSDADLVLWDPSARWTITAGDLAQATDYTPYEGIEVTGRPETVVVGGRVIAGGGRILDATPRGRFLPASLA; from the coding sequence GAGCGACCTGGTGGTCCGTGGCGGCACCCTGGTGCAGCCGGACTGGTCCGGCCCGGCCGACCTGCACCTGGCCGACGGCGTGGTCAGGGCCGTGGTGGCCCCCGGCACCCCGCTGCCCGCCGGGGCCGAGGTCCTCGACGCCACCGGCAGACTGGTGATGCCCGGGGGAGTGGACCCGCACTGTCACGTCGGTTTCACCAGCGGCGGCTACACCTCGCTCGACGGGTACGCCGAGTGCACCACCGCCGCCGTCCTGGGCGGCACCACCACGATCGTCGACTTCGCCATCCCGCAGCCGGGCCAGCGGCCGGTCGACGTGGCCGCCGCCCAGCGGGCCAAGGTGCCGCAGGGCCTGTGCGACGCGGCCGTCCACGCCTCCGTCGTGGAGTGGGACGACACCACGGCCGACCAGCTGCGCTCCCTGGTGGCCGACGGCCTGGCGACGGTGAAGATGTTCACCACCTACCGTGGCGAGAGCATGGCCAGCGCCGACACCATCCTGAAGACCATGCAGGTGCTGAAGGAGTCGGGCGGCATGGTGGTGATCCACTGCGAGGCCAACCCGATCATCGAGGAGGATCAGCGCCGGGCCGCCGAGCGCGGCGAGATCGACGCCGCGCACATGGCCGGCACCCGCTCGGAACTGGCCGAGACCGCCGCGGTCGCCGAGGTCCTCGCGATCGCCGAGACCCTCGACGCCCCGGTCTACTTCGTGCACCAGTCCACGCCCGCCGCGGTCGAGCTGGTCGCCGCCGCCCGCCGCCGCGGGCTCCGTGCGTACACCGAGTCCGTCGCCCACCACCTCGTGCTCGACGACTCGCTCTACGACGGCCCGAACCCCGAGCGCTGGGTCTGCTGCCCGCCGCTGCGTGACCGGGCGACGGTCGAGGCCCTGGGCGGCTACCTGGCCAACGGTGAGATCACCACGGTCGCCTCCGACCACTGCTGCTACGACACCGCGCAGAAGGTCTCGCACCGGCACGACGTGCGGCACATGCCCAACGGCCTGCCCGGCGTCCAGACCCGCCTGCCCGTCATCTTCTCGACCTACGTCGCCACCGGCCGGATCACGCCGTCACGCTTCGTCGAGCTCACCGCCGCGAACCCGGCCCGCACCAACGGGATCTACCCGCGCAAGGGCACCCTGGCCCCGGGCAGCGACGCCGACCTGGTGCTGTGGGACCCCTCGGCCCGCTGGACGATCACGGCCGGCGACCTGGCCCAGGCCACGGACTACACGCCGTACGAGGGCATCGAGGTCACCGGCCGTCCCGAGACCGTCGTGGTCGGCGGGCGCGTGATCGCCGGCGGCGGGCGGATCCTGGACGCGACCCCGCGGGGCCGCTTCCTGCCGGCCTCCCTGGCCTGA
- a CDS encoding PIG-L deacetylase family protein gives MRPFTIGELRSVVVVGAHPDDIEIGAGGLLLALPAGVQVRYLVLTGSPVRHEEARAAAATFLGHADVTFRAESLPDGRLPEHAGTVKDVLESVAGPVPDLVLTPSATDLHQDHRLLGTMAPTVWRDSVHLQYEIPKWDGDLTRRSVYVPMSDEVARRKVALLNEVYPSQHGRDWWDDEMFLGLARLRGMECRARYAEAFTCDKLVLGL, from the coding sequence GTGAGGCCCTTCACGATCGGTGAGCTGCGGTCGGTGGTGGTGGTCGGGGCGCATCCGGACGACATCGAGATCGGGGCGGGCGGCTTGTTGCTGGCCCTGCCCGCGGGGGTGCAGGTGCGGTACCTCGTGCTCACCGGCAGCCCGGTGCGGCACGAGGAGGCACGGGCGGCGGCCGCGACCTTCCTCGGGCACGCCGACGTCACCTTCCGGGCCGAAAGCCTGCCCGACGGGCGTCTTCCCGAGCACGCCGGCACGGTGAAGGACGTCCTGGAGTCGGTCGCCGGGCCGGTGCCCGATCTGGTGCTCACCCCGTCGGCCACCGATCTGCACCAGGATCACCGGCTGCTGGGCACCATGGCGCCGACGGTGTGGCGGGACTCGGTGCACCTGCAGTACGAGATTCCCAAGTGGGACGGTGATCTCACCCGCCGCTCGGTGTACGTGCCGATGAGCGACGAGGTGGCGCGGCGCAAGGTCGCGTTGCTGAACGAGGTGTACCCCTCGCAGCACGGGCGCGACTGGTGGGACGACGAGATGTTCCTCGGGCTGGCCCGGCTGCGGGGCATGGAGTGCCGCGCGCGGTACGCAGAGGCCTTCACGTGCGACAAGCTCGTGCTCGGCCTGTAG
- the ald gene encoding alanine dehydrogenase has translation MLVGVPQEIKNHEYRVAITPAGVRELTLRGHDVLVEQGAGTGSSIPDADYEAAGAKIAGSAQEVWGAAELVLKVKEPVESEYGHLRAGQTLFTYLHLAASRPCTDALLAAGTTAIAYETVQTSSGALPLLAPMSEVAGRLAPQVGAQHLMRSAGGRGVLLGGVPGVRPARVVVIGAGISGLNAATIAVGMGADVQLLDLDVNRLREADRIFGGRVQTIASSAYEVEKAALDADLVIGAVLVPGARAPKLISNDLVSRMRPGAVLVDIAIDQGGCFEDSRPTTHAEPTYAVHDTVFYCVANMPGAVANTSTNALTNVTLPYALALADHGWEKALRADATLARGLNTHAGDLTYAPVAQAHGLPHVDVLAR, from the coding sequence ATGCTGGTCGGAGTTCCCCAGGAGATCAAGAACCACGAGTACCGCGTCGCCATCACCCCCGCCGGGGTGCGCGAACTGACGCTGCGGGGTCACGACGTGCTCGTCGAGCAGGGGGCGGGCACCGGCTCGTCGATCCCCGACGCCGACTACGAGGCGGCGGGCGCGAAGATCGCCGGCTCCGCCCAGGAGGTCTGGGGCGCGGCCGAACTCGTGCTCAAGGTCAAGGAGCCGGTGGAGAGCGAGTACGGTCACCTGCGGGCCGGGCAGACCCTGTTCACCTACCTGCACCTGGCCGCGTCCCGGCCCTGCACCGACGCCCTGCTGGCGGCGGGCACGACCGCGATCGCCTACGAGACCGTCCAGACCTCCTCGGGCGCCCTGCCTCTCCTGGCGCCGATGAGCGAGGTCGCGGGACGCCTCGCCCCCCAGGTCGGCGCGCAGCACCTGATGCGCTCGGCCGGCGGGCGGGGTGTGCTGCTCGGCGGCGTGCCCGGCGTGCGCCCCGCCCGGGTGGTCGTGATCGGAGCGGGCATCTCGGGCCTGAACGCGGCCACGATCGCGGTCGGGATGGGCGCCGACGTCCAGCTCCTCGACCTCGACGTGAACCGGCTGCGGGAGGCCGACCGGATCTTCGGCGGCCGGGTGCAGACCATCGCCTCGAGCGCGTACGAGGTCGAGAAGGCCGCGCTGGACGCCGATCTGGTGATCGGCGCCGTGCTCGTCCCCGGTGCCCGCGCGCCGAAACTGATCTCGAACGACCTGGTCTCGCGGATGCGTCCCGGCGCCGTGCTGGTGGACATCGCCATCGACCAGGGCGGCTGCTTCGAGGACTCCCGCCCGACCACCCACGCCGAGCCGACCTACGCCGTGCACGACACCGTCTTCTACTGCGTCGCGAACATGCCCGGCGCGGTGGCCAACACGTCCACCAACGCCCTCACGAACGTCACCCTGCCCTACGCCCTGGCCCTGGCCGACCACGGCTGGGAGAAGGCCCTGCGGGCCGACGCCACCCTGGCCCGGGGCCTGAACACGCACGCCGGTGACCTCACCTACGCACCGGTGGCGCAGGCGCACGGCCTCCCCCACGTCGACGTCCTGGCCCGCTGA